In Pelosinus sp. UFO1, one genomic interval encodes:
- a CDS encoding radical SAM protein produces MERIICFTYPKNTKSISVTENRCEQNCAHCGGHYLKYMLPISAMQESNATSFLISGGCKADGTVPIGQHISELRALKRGRLYNLHVGLIDKAEIVEIAEIADCISFDFVGDDETIREVFGIERTVSDYIHCYKELRQKVKVMPHICIGLHAGEIRGEYQAVELLQELGMDALTFIIFTPTRGTRYADCLPPKMEEVVKLLTWARQVCPSIPIHLGCMRPGGHYRSEIDQWAVKIGMDTIVNPTPKAVALAKKLGMSILWTEECCVL; encoded by the coding sequence ATGGAAAGAATAATTTGTTTTACATACCCCAAGAATACCAAATCCATCAGTGTCACAGAAAATCGCTGTGAACAAAATTGCGCTCATTGTGGTGGTCATTATCTTAAATACATGTTGCCAATCTCTGCTATGCAGGAGAGCAACGCCACTAGCTTTTTGATTAGCGGCGGCTGTAAAGCTGACGGGACCGTTCCTATTGGTCAGCATATTTCTGAACTGAGAGCCTTAAAACGAGGAAGGCTTTATAATCTTCATGTGGGATTGATAGATAAGGCTGAAATTGTAGAAATCGCTGAGATTGCTGACTGTATTTCTTTTGATTTTGTTGGTGATGATGAGACCATTCGTGAAGTATTTGGTATAGAACGGACAGTAAGTGATTATATCCATTGTTATAAAGAATTACGTCAAAAAGTTAAGGTAATGCCCCATATTTGCATTGGTCTACATGCTGGCGAGATCAGAGGCGAATATCAAGCAGTGGAACTTTTGCAGGAGCTCGGTATGGATGCATTAACATTTATTATTTTTACACCAACTCGTGGGACTCGTTATGCAGATTGTTTGCCCCCAAAGATGGAGGAGGTAGTAAAACTATTAACGTGGGCTCGTCAGGTATGTCCCTCGATACCCATTCACTTAGGTTGTATGCGTCCTGGTGGACATTATCGTAGTGAAATTGATCAATGGGCGGTTAAAATCGGTATGGATACGATTGTGAATCCTACGCCTAAAGCTGTGGCACTAGCAAAAAAATTAGGCATGTCTATCTTATGGACTGAGGAGTGCTGCGTACTATGA
- a CDS encoding radical SAM protein: MNLWKLSAGTACVIGKKKIKADVLPTTAYIMLGERCKNNCQFCAQSRDSEARVNLLSRVTWPVFPKEEAAAGIRDTYKAGAIKRACLQVVYSANSWDTTVNALELLHVSSAVPICVSSHLETVKQARELVSRGAERVCIALDAATPELYEKVKNGQWASKWSLLLECTLALPGLVTTHLIVGLGESEEDMVSRMAACIDKGIRIGLFAFTPIRGTPWAHLNAPTIAHYRRIQIAHHLLRNGYKQDIIGYQDGIISEFNVPEVELLRILEDGQAFQTSGCDDCNRPYYNERPGGLMYNYPRRLTSLEVTKAIEECEIVRGEYDELATN, translated from the coding sequence ATGAACCTTTGGAAACTTTCTGCAGGTACAGCCTGCGTAATTGGCAAAAAGAAAATTAAAGCGGATGTTCTGCCTACTACTGCTTATATTATGCTCGGGGAAAGGTGCAAAAACAACTGTCAATTTTGTGCCCAGTCACGGGACAGTGAGGCCAGGGTAAACCTGCTTTCCAGGGTAACTTGGCCAGTTTTTCCGAAGGAAGAAGCTGCCGCCGGAATCAGAGATACTTATAAAGCAGGAGCAATAAAGCGAGCTTGTTTGCAGGTGGTATACAGCGCAAATAGTTGGGATACTACTGTTAATGCACTTGAATTATTACATGTTAGCAGTGCGGTTCCTATCTGCGTATCCAGTCATCTAGAAACAGTAAAGCAGGCGAGAGAACTTGTATCAAGAGGCGCAGAAAGGGTTTGTATTGCTCTAGATGCCGCTACGCCAGAGTTATACGAGAAGGTGAAAAACGGCCAGTGGGCTTCCAAGTGGAGCCTCTTACTAGAGTGCACACTGGCATTGCCGGGCCTTGTTACCACGCATCTCATCGTAGGATTAGGAGAAAGTGAAGAGGATATGGTGAGTCGAATGGCGGCCTGTATTGATAAAGGAATCAGAATTGGCTTATTTGCCTTTACGCCTATACGTGGGACCCCTTGGGCACATCTGAATGCGCCAACAATTGCTCACTATCGGCGCATTCAGATTGCTCATCATCTGCTTAGGAACGGGTATAAGCAGGATATCATTGGCTACCAGGATGGGATCATTTCCGAGTTTAATGTACCCGAGGTTGAGTTATTAAGGATATTAGAAGACGGTCAAGCTTTTCAAACAAGTGGCTGTGATGATTGTAATCGTCCTTACTATAATGAGCGTCCTGGCGGTCTTATGTATAATTATCCTCGCCGCCTTACTTCTTTAGAAGTTACTAAGGCCATTGAGGAGTGCGAGATTGTTAGGGGAGAATATGATGAACTGGCGACTAATTAA
- a CDS encoding biotin/lipoate A/B protein ligase family protein, producing MMNWRLINSGFADAAINMAVDEAILLAHSAGKVPPTLRFYGWQPAAVSLGYFQRAMSEIDFDQCKERNIDVVRRLTGGRAVLHDAELTYSIVVQEDDPLIPKTITASYRYFSNGLLVGLRELGIQAQMTVPAAAYGQRKKQPASAACFDAPSHYEVTVEGRKLAGSAQVRKNGVILQHGSLLLRFFAEQFVELLRLPSVEKRQQTAQMLKGRATAIEDVLGRTVTWQEVYHPMPEAFGAALGIKLVSGELTEEEKRVSKELASTKYSQDFWKMLR from the coding sequence ATGATGAACTGGCGACTAATTAACAGTGGGTTCGCTGATGCCGCAATAAATATGGCTGTTGATGAAGCCATATTACTGGCACATAGCGCTGGTAAAGTTCCGCCCACACTCAGGTTCTATGGCTGGCAACCTGCAGCAGTTAGTCTAGGATATTTTCAAAGGGCGATGTCTGAAATTGATTTTGATCAATGTAAAGAGCGTAACATTGACGTGGTACGCAGATTAACTGGAGGTAGAGCAGTTCTGCATGATGCCGAGCTCACCTATAGCATTGTGGTCCAGGAAGATGACCCTCTAATCCCTAAAACCATTACGGCATCTTATCGCTATTTTAGCAACGGTTTATTAGTTGGTCTTAGGGAACTTGGTATACAGGCACAAATGACTGTGCCTGCAGCGGCTTATGGGCAGAGGAAAAAACAACCTGCGTCAGCGGCTTGCTTTGATGCTCCTTCTCATTATGAAGTTACAGTAGAAGGGCGAAAGCTGGCGGGAAGTGCCCAGGTACGTAAGAATGGCGTTATTTTACAGCATGGATCGTTACTATTGCGGTTTTTCGCTGAGCAGTTTGTAGAGTTACTGCGGCTGCCATCAGTAGAAAAACGCCAGCAGACAGCTCAAATGTTAAAGGGGAGAGCTACAGCGATTGAAGATGTGTTAGGAAGAACCGTAACGTGGCAAGAAGTGTATCATCCCATGCCCGAGGCTTTTGGGGCGGCTCTAGGCATCAAGCTAGTGAGTGGAGAACTTACAGAAGAAGAAAAGAGAGTAAGTAAAGAGTTGGCGTCAACAAAATATAGTCAGGACTTCTGGAAAATGCTTCGTTAG
- the lpdA gene encoding dihydrolipoyl dehydrogenase, whose protein sequence is MGYDVAVIGGGPGGYVAAIRAAQLGGKVLLVEKDKMGGVCLNRGCIPTKTLLKSAEKWQELKNCHEFGLQAENIGFDFDAIRLRKNQVVNKLRGGIEQLIKSNAIETIYGVGVLEGPNRLIITQGKEKISYEAKHIIVATGSEPMHLPIPGQDLPNVIDSNQLLEIDHVPRSMMVIGAGAVGIEFAAIFQSFGSDVTVVEMLPTILPNIDNEIVKRMGILLRKQGIKMLTNTKVIGMEENNEGVKVSLDNGKSIQELTVGKVLVATGRKPIVAGLGLEAAGIDYSQAGIKVNSKMETNIPGIYAIGDVTGEEMWAHAASAEGMVAAENALGGNISMDYSAVPGCIFTTPELAMVGLNEKEAQDTNIDIKVSKFNFASNGKAVSMGEADGLVKIIADANNDKVLGMHILGAHASDLIMEGAIAIHNGLTADQIAHTIHPHPSLSETVMESAHGINGDIIHQFILKGRPL, encoded by the coding sequence ATGGGTTATGATGTAGCGGTGATCGGCGGTGGTCCTGGAGGCTATGTTGCCGCCATACGAGCTGCCCAATTAGGCGGGAAAGTATTATTGGTAGAAAAGGATAAGATGGGTGGAGTCTGCTTAAACCGAGGTTGTATTCCTACCAAAACCTTATTAAAAAGCGCTGAAAAATGGCAAGAACTTAAGAATTGTCATGAATTTGGTCTGCAGGCTGAGAATATAGGATTTGATTTTGATGCCATTAGATTACGTAAAAATCAAGTTGTTAACAAGCTGCGTGGCGGTATTGAACAGTTAATTAAAAGCAATGCTATAGAAACGATATATGGAGTAGGAGTACTAGAAGGGCCAAATCGGTTGATTATCACACAAGGAAAAGAGAAAATCAGTTATGAAGCAAAACATATTATTGTTGCTACAGGTTCTGAGCCCATGCATTTACCTATACCAGGCCAGGATTTGCCTAATGTCATTGACAGTAATCAGCTGCTAGAGATAGATCATGTACCACGCAGTATGATGGTCATTGGTGCAGGTGCGGTAGGGATTGAATTTGCCGCTATTTTTCAATCCTTTGGCTCAGATGTAACCGTAGTAGAAATGCTGCCGACAATTTTACCGAATATTGATAATGAAATAGTCAAACGTATGGGGATCCTTTTACGCAAACAGGGCATAAAAATGCTGACAAATACCAAAGTAATTGGTATGGAGGAAAACAACGAAGGCGTTAAGGTTTCTCTTGATAATGGTAAGTCAATTCAAGAACTCACTGTGGGAAAAGTATTAGTAGCAACTGGACGAAAACCTATAGTAGCTGGGCTAGGGCTTGAAGCTGCAGGTATTGATTACAGCCAGGCTGGTATTAAGGTGAACAGCAAAATGGAGACCAATATACCTGGAATTTATGCTATCGGTGATGTCACTGGAGAGGAAATGTGGGCTCATGCCGCCTCGGCAGAGGGTATGGTTGCTGCAGAAAATGCATTGGGTGGTAATATTAGTATGGATTACAGTGCAGTGCCAGGTTGTATATTTACTACGCCAGAATTAGCTATGGTTGGGCTTAATGAGAAGGAGGCTCAAGACACAAACATAGATATAAAAGTTAGTAAATTTAATTTTGCTAGTAATGGTAAGGCTGTTTCTATGGGGGAAGCAGATGGTTTAGTCAAAATTATAGCCGATGCTAATAATGATAAAGTACTAGGCATGCATATCTTAGGAGCCCACGCTAGTGATCTAATTATGGAAGGTGCAATCGCCATTCATAATGGCTTAACGGCAGATCAAATTGCCCACACAATTCACCCTCATCCTAGTTTATCTGAGACGGTAATGGAGAGCGCCCATGGAATTAATGGTGATATCATCCATCAGTTTATCTTGAAGGGACGACCTCTATGA
- a CDS encoding DJ-1/PfpI family protein: MIYRVDILLFDKFETLDVFGPVEILGGLPDIFKLNFVSANGGIVESSQNVRVDTNLYTSEKGKEKIFLVPGGIGTRENIQDNNFINLIKTFSSQSKYILSICTGAALLAKTGMLNGKRATTNKRAFNWVTEQGKDVLWIKEARWVRDNNIYTSSGVSAGIDMTLGFIADLLGKEKALEISQRIEYFWNENSNYDPFSKMYE; the protein is encoded by the coding sequence ATGATCTACAGAGTGGACATACTTTTATTTGATAAATTTGAAACATTAGATGTCTTTGGTCCTGTTGAAATACTTGGGGGTTTGCCTGATATTTTTAAATTGAATTTTGTATCTGCTAATGGAGGAATTGTTGAAAGCTCTCAAAATGTAAGAGTAGATACTAATTTATATACAAGCGAAAAAGGTAAGGAAAAAATTTTTCTTGTGCCAGGTGGAATTGGAACAAGAGAAAATATTCAAGACAACAATTTTATAAATCTTATTAAAACTTTTTCTAGTCAATCAAAATATATACTTAGCATATGTACAGGTGCGGCTTTACTCGCTAAAACGGGAATGCTAAATGGAAAAAGAGCAACAACAAATAAAAGAGCATTTAATTGGGTTACAGAGCAAGGGAAAGATGTTCTGTGGATAAAAGAAGCAAGATGGGTAAGGGATAATAATATATATACATCTTCAGGGGTATCGGCTGGAATAGATATGACATTAGGATTTATAGCAGACCTTTTGGGGAAGGAAAAAGCATTAGAGATTAGTCAAAGGATTGAATACTTCTGGAATGAAAATAGTAACTATGACCCGTTTTCCAAGATGTATGAATAA
- a CDS encoding pseudouridine synthase codes for MLERLQKVISQAGVASRRESEKIIQQGRVTVNGKVVTEMGTKVTPGKDRIMVDGKPIAGEKLVYILLYKPKGILTTLKDPQDRKTVASLVSDITQRIYPVGRLDYNTEGLLLLTNDGALTHALIHPSKKIDKTYIAKVAGRPSQEKLDLLRVGIQLEDGMTAPAVINMIDFDRERNMTSLQITIHEGKNRQIRRMFEAIGSDVKQLKRVQFAFLTLEGLRRGSYRHLLPQEVEALQNLNK; via the coding sequence ATATTGGAACGTTTGCAGAAAGTTATCAGCCAAGCTGGAGTTGCTTCTAGAAGAGAATCCGAAAAAATTATACAACAAGGTCGAGTGACGGTAAACGGTAAGGTAGTTACGGAAATGGGGACGAAAGTAACTCCAGGTAAAGACCGGATTATGGTTGACGGTAAGCCTATAGCCGGTGAGAAACTCGTCTATATTTTACTGTATAAACCAAAGGGAATATTAACTACACTAAAAGATCCCCAAGATCGTAAGACAGTGGCATCATTAGTTAGTGATATTACTCAGCGTATCTACCCAGTAGGTCGGCTTGATTATAATACAGAAGGCCTACTATTATTAACTAATGATGGCGCACTAACCCATGCATTAATACATCCAAGTAAGAAAATAGATAAAACTTACATAGCCAAGGTTGCTGGCAGACCGTCACAGGAAAAACTCGACTTACTTAGGGTTGGTATTCAATTAGAGGATGGCATGACAGCACCCGCTGTAATAAACATGATAGATTTTGATCGAGAAAGAAATATGACGAGTCTACAAATCACAATTCATGAAGGCAAAAATCGTCAAATACGACGTATGTTTGAGGCAATCGGTTCGGATGTGAAGCAACTTAAACGGGTTCAATTTGCCTTTCTGACACTTGAAGGTTTACGCCGAGGTAGTTATAGACACTTACTTCCTCAAGAAGTAGAAGCCTTACAGAATCTCAATAAATAA
- a CDS encoding NAD(P)/FAD-dependent oxidoreductase, protein MKKIIVIGGGPAGMMAAVSASQNGGKVTILEKMSVVGRKLSITGKGRCNITNIADKETIIKNMPGNGSFIYSALYSFSNQDIIDFLNSYGVMTKVERGGRVFPVSDQAKDVVQAFMKAFKELDIEVVTGQQVKRILTHDGKVTGVLANNNVQYRADAVILATGGASYPGTGSSGDGYRMGEMIGHTIVPLKPSLVPLEVGEDWIGELQGLSLKNVSASVIFGGKKVADDFGEMLFTHYGLSGPIILSLSKKVAELLTNHPNQEVLIQINLKPALTSEVLDKRIQRDFEKFARKQLKNSLGELLPAKSINVIIDLAHLDPDKFVHQITKGERARLVEQITKLTFTITATRPVSEAIVTAGGIHVKEINPKTMESKVVEELYFAGEVIDIDGYTGGYNLQAAFSTGYVAGQNAAEM, encoded by the coding sequence ATGAAAAAGATTATTGTAATTGGTGGTGGGCCGGCAGGAATGATGGCCGCCGTTAGTGCCAGCCAAAATGGTGGAAAAGTAACTATTTTAGAAAAGATGTCTGTTGTAGGTAGGAAATTATCTATTACTGGTAAAGGTAGATGTAATATTACTAATATTGCTGATAAGGAAACTATTATCAAAAACATGCCGGGAAATGGCTCTTTTATCTATAGTGCCTTATATAGTTTTAGTAACCAAGATATCATCGATTTTTTAAATAGCTATGGAGTAATGACTAAGGTAGAACGGGGTGGACGTGTCTTCCCTGTAAGCGATCAAGCAAAAGATGTCGTGCAAGCTTTTATGAAGGCCTTTAAAGAACTTGATATAGAAGTGGTAACGGGTCAGCAGGTAAAAAGAATTCTCACGCATGATGGTAAAGTAACAGGAGTTCTTGCTAATAACAATGTTCAGTACAGGGCTGACGCTGTGATTTTAGCCACTGGTGGTGCTTCTTATCCTGGTACTGGTTCCTCTGGCGATGGATATCGTATGGGTGAAATGATTGGACATACAATTGTTCCATTAAAGCCGTCGTTAGTACCACTAGAGGTAGGGGAAGATTGGATTGGTGAGCTACAAGGGTTATCATTAAAAAATGTATCTGCTAGTGTAATTTTTGGAGGCAAAAAAGTAGCGGATGATTTCGGCGAGATGTTATTTACTCATTATGGGTTATCTGGACCTATTATTTTATCATTAAGTAAGAAGGTAGCTGAACTACTAACAAACCATCCCAATCAAGAGGTACTAATACAAATTAACTTAAAACCAGCTTTAACATCTGAAGTGTTAGATAAACGAATTCAGCGAGACTTTGAAAAATTCGCCCGCAAACAATTGAAAAATTCACTTGGTGAATTACTACCAGCTAAATCAATTAATGTCATTATCGATTTAGCGCATTTGGATCCGGATAAATTTGTTCATCAAATAACAAAAGGCGAGCGTGCCCGATTAGTAGAACAGATCACAAAATTAACCTTTACAATAACAGCCACACGTCCAGTTAGTGAGGCAATTGTCACAGCAGGTGGTATACACGTTAAGGAAATCAACCCCAAAACCATGGAATCAAAAGTGGTGGAAGAACTGTATTTTGCTGGTGAAGTAATTGATATTGATGGTTATACTGGTGGATATAATTTGCAAGCTGCTTTTTCTACTGGATATGTAGCAGGTCAAAATGCGGCAGAAATGTAG
- a CDS encoding DUF5359 family protein, producing the protein MTNSKDNWMERGEAILFRLLVICITTLFISQLLLFKEGTRIYLSKVDQMEGERITAAIPLHTDTPLQIVEETTVIKHYQNLLRKSKVLLIHMVKPSTESDVFIMVNGKRVDGFTKGNSKITIYDGDYVEIDATALAQPIQFIINVPDNDLLSPQDGLIVEGSKRILPIGKIKFKNE; encoded by the coding sequence GTGACTAACTCTAAGGACAATTGGATGGAACGTGGTGAAGCTATACTATTTCGCTTGCTAGTAATCTGTATTACGACGTTGTTTATATCCCAACTGTTGCTATTTAAAGAAGGTACACGAATCTATTTATCGAAAGTTGATCAAATGGAAGGTGAACGTATTACTGCTGCTATACCTCTACATACAGATACGCCCTTACAAATTGTTGAAGAAACTACTGTTATTAAACACTATCAAAATCTTTTGCGTAAAAGTAAGGTACTTCTAATTCACATGGTTAAACCATCTACAGAATCAGATGTTTTTATAATGGTAAATGGTAAAAGAGTAGACGGATTTACCAAGGGCAATAGCAAGATTACCATATATGATGGTGATTATGTTGAGATTGATGCAACAGCCCTTGCTCAGCCAATTCAATTTATTATTAATGTCCCAGATAATGATCTACTTTCTCCACAGGATGGCTTAATCGTAGAAGGATCGAAGAGAATTCTGCCAATTGGTAAAATAAAATTTAAAAATGAGTAG
- the aroF gene encoding 3-deoxy-7-phosphoheptulonate synthase, giving the protein MIIVMTDSTDKQIEHVMGKFRQHEIEVHCLNSYGKTIITAIGDSSTCNPASFERMPGVEKVISIVTPFKLVSREFRRENTIVTVGNAVFGDKNVSVIAGPCAVEGYEQLLEAALAVKKAGACMLRGGAYKPRTSPYSFQGLEKEGLAILKAVSLKAGLPVVSEVTDPRTVEMMSEYVDMLQIGTRNMQNFVLLKEVAKSGKPILLKRGLSATMEEWLMAAEYIMAGGNENIVLCERGIRTFETYTRNTLDLNAIPLIKHLSHLPVIVDPSHGTGNWRLVNPMSKASLGAGADGLIIEVHPCPEEAVSDGQQSLTPHNFEQMMRELQCLAMAIDRVM; this is encoded by the coding sequence ATGATTATTGTAATGACAGATTCGACAGATAAACAAATCGAACATGTAATGGGGAAATTTCGCCAGCATGAAATAGAGGTTCATTGTCTTAATAGTTATGGTAAAACAATTATTACGGCGATTGGTGATTCTTCAACTTGTAATCCTGCAAGTTTTGAACGAATGCCAGGGGTTGAAAAAGTAATATCAATTGTAACGCCGTTCAAATTAGTTAGCCGGGAGTTTCGGCGAGAAAATACTATAGTAACTGTTGGTAATGCTGTATTTGGTGATAAAAATGTATCTGTTATTGCTGGTCCATGTGCTGTCGAGGGATATGAGCAATTACTAGAAGCTGCCCTAGCCGTAAAAAAAGCTGGAGCATGTATGCTTCGTGGAGGGGCTTATAAACCGCGCACATCACCATATAGCTTTCAAGGACTCGAAAAAGAGGGATTGGCAATACTTAAAGCCGTTTCTCTTAAGGCAGGATTACCAGTTGTTTCCGAGGTAACAGATCCTCGAACAGTTGAAATGATGAGTGAGTATGTAGATATGCTACAAATTGGTACCCGCAATATGCAAAACTTTGTACTTTTAAAAGAAGTAGCCAAAAGCGGGAAACCGATCTTACTTAAACGTGGTCTATCAGCTACTATGGAAGAGTGGTTGATGGCAGCAGAATATATTATGGCTGGTGGCAATGAGAATATAGTGTTATGTGAACGCGGTATTCGTACTTTTGAAACATATACGCGTAACACCTTAGATTTAAATGCAATACCTTTAATCAAACACCTTAGTCATTTACCAGTTATTGTTGATCCTAGTCATGGTACTGGGAATTGGCGTTTAGTTAACCCAATGTCAAAAGCCTCTCTTGGAGCTGGAGCGGATGGCTTAATTATTGAAGTTCATCCTTGTCCAGAAGAAGCTGTTTCCGATGGGCAACAATCGCTAACACCTCACAATTTTGAACAAATGATGAGAGAATTACAATGCCTGGCAATGGCTATTGATAGGGTTATGTAA
- the aroA gene encoding 3-phosphoshikimate 1-carboxyvinyltransferase — MLENITISPKGGLSGTIHIPGDKSISHRSVMFAALASTPVVIKNFLYAEDCLSTVSCMRALGAKIEKDASNNLHVLGNGLHGLQEPPNIMDAGNSGTTLRLLSGILVGQPFFSVLTGDASLRSRPMARVVTPLTKMGGKISGRQDTRYIPMAIMPSEKIEGIEYNMPMASAQVKSAILLATLFASSPSIVTEPYISRDHTELMLETFGVKIERQGTSVGVSPVAELQAPAEIDVPGDISSAAFWLVGASIIPNSHLTLKNVGINPTRTGILDILRQMGANITIENERFSGAEPVADLVVKSAELRGVTIEGPIIPRLIDEIPVLAVAALFANGQTAIRDADELRVKETDRLKAVASELGKMGAIITETKDGLIINGRQQLQFAKCCSYHDHRMAMSLAIAGAASNGVEINQPDCANISYPNFFTTLDIIRA; from the coding sequence ATGTTAGAAAATATAACTATAAGTCCTAAAGGTGGTTTATCTGGAACAATACATATTCCCGGCGATAAATCCATTTCTCATAGAAGCGTTATGTTTGCAGCACTTGCTTCTACACCTGTAGTAATAAAAAATTTCTTATACGCTGAAGATTGTCTATCAACTGTTAGTTGTATGCGAGCATTAGGGGCAAAAATTGAAAAAGATGCATCTAATAACTTACATGTTCTAGGAAATGGATTACATGGTTTACAAGAGCCGCCTAACATAATGGATGCAGGAAACTCTGGGACTACATTACGTCTATTATCAGGTATTTTAGTAGGACAACCCTTTTTTAGTGTACTTACAGGTGATGCCTCTTTGCGTAGTAGGCCGATGGCTAGAGTCGTTACTCCTTTAACTAAGATGGGCGGGAAAATAAGCGGTCGTCAAGATACGCGGTATATTCCTATGGCTATCATGCCAAGTGAAAAAATAGAGGGTATAGAATATAATATGCCAATGGCTAGTGCTCAAGTAAAATCAGCAATATTATTGGCAACGCTATTCGCAAGTAGCCCAAGTATTGTGACAGAACCATATATATCCCGTGACCATACAGAACTTATGTTAGAGACTTTTGGTGTAAAAATTGAAAGACAAGGTACGAGTGTAGGCGTTAGTCCTGTAGCTGAGTTACAGGCACCAGCGGAAATTGATGTGCCTGGGGATATAAGCTCAGCTGCCTTTTGGTTAGTAGGGGCATCCATTATTCCTAATAGCCATTTAACTCTTAAAAATGTTGGAATAAACCCAACTCGCACAGGCATTTTAGATATACTAAGGCAAATGGGGGCAAATATAACGATCGAAAATGAACGTTTTAGTGGTGCTGAGCCTGTAGCTGATCTAGTGGTCAAATCAGCCGAATTAAGAGGTGTTACAATTGAGGGCCCTATTATACCAAGACTAATTGATGAAATACCAGTATTGGCTGTAGCAGCTTTATTTGCAAACGGGCAGACTGCGATTCGGGATGCTGACGAATTAAGGGTAAAGGAAACTGATCGATTAAAGGCTGTTGCTAGCGAACTGGGTAAAATGGGAGCCATTATAACGGAAACAAAGGATGGCCTTATCATTAATGGCCGCCAGCAATTACAGTTTGCCAAATGTTGTTCTTACCATGATCACCGAATGGCTATGTCTCTTGCAATTGCTGGTGCTGCATCAAATGGTGTGGAAATTAATCAACCTGATTGTGCTAATATTTCTTATCCTAATTTCTTTACAACATTAGATATTATTAGAGCATAA
- the cmk gene encoding (d)CMP kinase gives MKKLIIAIDGPAGAGKSTVAQILAHRLRYNYIDTGAMYRAITWKVMKTNVNNDIIAIENIAKNIKIQLDYVDGKTTVFVDGFNVTEEIRNPEISRLVSEIAQIRAIRDAMLQLQRQMATAGGVVMDGRDIGTHVLPNADVKVFLTASIKERADRRWRELTEKGFIVNREELEKEIADRDKADSEREFAPLIQASDAILIDTTTLSIEEAVTAILKNCEERSSLV, from the coding sequence ATGAAAAAATTAATTATTGCGATAGATGGGCCTGCTGGAGCAGGTAAGAGTACGGTTGCTCAAATACTGGCTCATAGGCTTCGTTATAACTATATTGATACAGGAGCAATGTATCGGGCGATTACCTGGAAAGTAATGAAAACCAATGTAAATAATGATATAATAGCTATTGAAAATATAGCTAAAAATATTAAGATTCAATTAGATTACGTCGATGGAAAGACTACGGTATTTGTAGATGGTTTTAATGTTACTGAGGAAATCCGTAATCCAGAAATTTCTCGGCTGGTTTCTGAAATTGCTCAAATTAGAGCTATACGTGATGCTATGCTCCAATTGCAACGTCAAATGGCCACCGCTGGTGGAGTTGTTATGGATGGACGTGATATTGGCACCCATGTCCTACCTAATGCGGATGTAAAAGTATTTTTAACCGCTTCCATTAAAGAACGTGCTGACCGCCGATGGCGAGAATTAACGGAGAAGGGATTTATTGTTAATCGTGAAGAACTTGAGAAAGAAATAGCTGACCGCGATAAAGCAGATAGCGAACGTGAATTTGCACCACTAATACAGGCTTCTGATGCTATATTAATTGATACAACTACACTTTCTATAGAAGAAGCGGTAACAGCAATTTTAAAAAATTGCGAGGAGAGATCTAGCCTTGTATAA